The following are encoded together in the Dehalococcoidales bacterium genome:
- a CDS encoding response regulator, producing MSERILIVDDESSIRTLLGMSLSKIGYDRDKASNAEEALSLLEKRLYDLVLLDISMPGITGRKLLPIIELKYPDTAVIMATALGDASLAIKCMKEGAYDYITKPFDFNDLHTSINRTLEKRRLELENREYKEHLEEKVKIQADKIRQSFFNAISSLAYALEARDEYTSGHSNRVTETAVSIAQHLGLPPEEVGVIRVASTVHDIGKTGARRKPGCSDYQETDNTA from the coding sequence ATGAGCGAACGAATTCTTATCGTCGATGACGAGAGTAGCATACGAACCCTGCTTGGAATGAGCTTGTCCAAAATAGGTTACGACCGTGATAAGGCATCCAACGCTGAAGAAGCTCTTTCTCTGCTTGAAAAAAGGCTGTATGACCTGGTACTGCTTGACATAAGCATGCCTGGTATTACCGGTCGCAAGTTGCTACCGATAATTGAGTTAAAATACCCTGACACCGCTGTAATAATGGCGACTGCCCTGGGCGATGCCTCGCTGGCGATAAAGTGTATGAAAGAAGGCGCTTATGATTATATTACCAAACCATTCGATTTCAATGATCTTCATACCAGTATAAATCGCACACTCGAAAAACGTCGTCTTGAACTGGAAAACCGGGAATATAAAGAGCATTTAGAAGAAAAGGTAAAAATCCAGGCTGATAAGATACGCCAATCATTTTTTAATGCAATTTCTTCTCTGGCGTATGCGCTCGAAGCAAGAGACGAATATACTAGCGGGCATTCGAACCGGGTAACAGAAACTGCAGTCTCAATTGCTCAGCATCTTGGATTACCCCCAGAAGAAGTTGGGGTGATACGTGTAGCCAGCACTGTGCACGATATAGGTAAAACAGGGGCTCGACGAAAGCCAGGTTGCTCAGACTATCAGGAAACTGATAACACAGCTTGA